One stretch of Prochlorococcus marinus XMU1402 DNA includes these proteins:
- a CDS encoding CopG family transcriptional regulator, with translation MKSANPENEYIPLDLRISVRRDTLRLISEMAQDMGISINEVFSFLAEDSVVDLELLEDLNKIEIPSKCSLDDLKNALLKKRLC, from the coding sequence ATGAAGTCAGCGAACCCTGAAAATGAATACATTCCTTTAGATCTCAGGATTTCTGTAAGGAGGGATACTCTTAGGCTAATCTCAGAGATGGCTCAAGATATGGGAATAAGCATTAACGAAGTTTTTAGTTTTTTAGCCGAAGATTCTGTTGTAGATCTCGAATTACTTGAAGATTTAAATAAAATTGAAATCCCCAGCAAGTGTAGCCTTGATGATCTAAAAAACGCTCTTCTTAAAAAAAGACTTTGCTAG
- a CDS encoding ArnT family glycosyltransferase produces MILLDSKKRFITLLIVLVSGIIIFILGLGTTGLVDETPPLFAAAARAMSESGDWLTPKVNGMFRFDKPPLIYWLMGFFYSLPKNEIWDSLGTLSARLPSALGSLFLMLMIGDTLFCWPQKGDRQFLTPIVASLGFALSPLIIIWSRTAVSDALLTGTLGISLLLFWRRMASDNNDQCISAWVFLGLAILTKGPVALILATLTVTSFLFIQKDWKSLLGKINPKKGFFITTLISVPWYFLELIKEGKPFWENFFGYHNFQRYTSVVNNHAEPFWFFLYIMILASLPFTPFLYDGIFRAFKDFLKSSKESCNVTETLYTYSLCWLVSVLIFFSISATKLPSYWLPAIPAAAILISNSFVNLKNSNKSYLYLWIFNILILFGLSIAFFFSNIWLSTINDPEMPNLVSELILSGIIFKAKLLFSSFTILAIILFSFKVKNIFLYLQIFFLIGQSFLMSPIRKLADTSRQLPLRNISKLILDIREGKETLAMIGIRKPSLHYYSRQIVFYEPNTKEGLINLSDRLNTDRRENYEDQPDYEYKSLLVVIDQYSSREQHWSNIKHQKLGVYGIYNLWRIQKSDLRKYSELLVNSGYKSDWKNRNVEKF; encoded by the coding sequence ATGATTCTTTTAGATTCAAAAAAAAGGTTCATAACCTTATTGATAGTTTTAGTTTCTGGAATTATTATTTTTATTTTAGGTTTAGGAACTACAGGACTAGTGGATGAAACTCCTCCTTTATTTGCAGCTGCTGCACGGGCAATGAGTGAATCTGGCGATTGGTTAACTCCAAAAGTCAATGGTATGTTTCGTTTTGATAAGCCTCCACTAATATATTGGCTAATGGGTTTTTTTTACTCATTACCGAAAAACGAAATTTGGGATAGTTTGGGGACACTTTCAGCGAGACTTCCTTCAGCTTTGGGATCATTATTTTTAATGTTGATGATTGGAGATACTTTGTTTTGTTGGCCACAGAAAGGTGATAGGCAATTCCTTACTCCAATAGTTGCATCACTAGGATTTGCTCTGTCTCCATTGATCATTATCTGGAGTAGAACTGCTGTAAGTGATGCTTTATTAACAGGAACTCTAGGGATTAGTCTACTCTTGTTTTGGAGAAGAATGGCAAGTGACAATAATGATCAATGCATCTCAGCATGGGTTTTTTTGGGGCTTGCAATTTTAACTAAAGGACCTGTTGCTTTAATTTTAGCAACATTGACTGTTACATCTTTTTTATTTATTCAAAAGGATTGGAAAAGTTTGCTTGGCAAGATAAACCCCAAGAAGGGTTTTTTTATAACAACCTTAATAAGTGTTCCATGGTATTTTTTAGAACTAATAAAAGAAGGTAAGCCTTTCTGGGAAAACTTTTTTGGTTACCATAATTTTCAAAGATATACATCAGTTGTCAATAATCATGCAGAACCTTTCTGGTTTTTTCTTTACATAATGATATTGGCTTCATTACCATTCACCCCTTTTTTATATGACGGTATATTTAGGGCTTTTAAGGATTTCTTGAAAAGTTCAAAAGAAAGTTGCAATGTCACTGAAACTCTTTACACATATTCTCTATGTTGGTTAGTGTCAGTTTTAATCTTCTTTAGTATTTCTGCTACGAAACTTCCAAGCTATTGGTTGCCAGCAATTCCCGCAGCGGCAATTTTAATTAGTAATAGCTTTGTAAACTTAAAAAATTCGAATAAAAGTTATTTATATTTATGGATTTTTAATATTTTAATTTTGTTTGGCCTCTCAATAGCATTCTTTTTCTCAAATATTTGGCTAAGTACAATAAATGATCCTGAAATGCCCAATTTGGTATCTGAACTAATACTTTCTGGGATCATTTTTAAAGCTAAATTGTTATTCTCTTCGTTTACTATTCTTGCAATAATTTTATTTTCTTTCAAAGTCAAAAATATATTTCTTTATCTTCAAATTTTCTTTTTAATTGGACAATCTTTTTTGATGTCGCCAATAAGAAAATTAGCTGATACCTCTAGACAATTACCTTTGAGGAATATCTCAAAATTAATATTAGATATTCGTGAAGGGAAAGAAACTTTAGCAATGATCGGGATAAGAAAACCGTCATTACATTATTATTCTAGACAAATAGTTTTTTACGAACCAAATACTAAGGAAGGGTTAATTAATCTCTCAGACAGATTAAATACTGATAGGAGAGAAAATTATGAGGATCAACCTGATTATGAATACAAATCTTTATTAGTTGTTATAGATCAATACTCTTCGCGCGAACAGCACTGGTCAAATATCAAACATCAAAAATTGGGCGTATATGGGATTTATAATTTATGGCGAATTCAGAAAAGTGATTTACGTAAGTATTCGGAACTTTTAGTGAATAGTGGTTATAAATCAGACTGGAAAAATAGAAATGTTGAAAAATTCTAG
- a CDS encoding glycosyltransferase family 4 protein, giving the protein MRIVLISTPIGFLGSGKGGGVELTLNSLVSGFLSLGHSVDVIAPRNSKLHKGNEKANLHFAEGEDQISWQHQDFNSPVIIPDNSLLAGMVEKGLDIANKADVLLNMSYDWLPIWITLNSDIPIAHIISMGSESSVISNLISKVYSKHPYNFAFHSKNQANDYPFIKKPIIIGNGFKLDNYIFQDSMKGPLGWVGRVAPEKGLEDAAYVANKLGEKLRVWGFIEDENYASKIEQSFPRGTIDWMGFLATDELQKELGKCRVLLNTPKWNEAYGNVIVEALACGVPVVAYNRGGPSEIIRHGETGYLANPDDKEDLLSYVGIIEKIKRKNCRKWVENNASTNIFANKVVNWLNKVINEYK; this is encoded by the coding sequence ATGCGAATAGTTTTGATTAGTACTCCAATAGGTTTTCTAGGAAGTGGCAAAGGTGGAGGAGTTGAGTTAACTTTAAATTCTTTAGTTTCAGGTTTTCTTTCTTTAGGTCACTCTGTAGATGTAATAGCCCCAAGAAATTCTAAATTACATAAAGGTAATGAAAAAGCAAATTTGCATTTTGCAGAAGGTGAAGATCAAATTAGTTGGCAGCATCAAGATTTCAATTCTCCTGTAATTATCCCAGACAATTCACTTCTTGCAGGAATGGTTGAAAAGGGGTTAGATATCGCCAATAAAGCAGATGTATTATTGAATATGTCTTATGATTGGTTGCCTATTTGGATTACTCTAAATTCGGATATACCGATTGCTCACATTATTAGTATGGGTTCTGAAAGTTCAGTAATAAGTAATTTAATTTCAAAGGTATATTCTAAACATCCATATAACTTTGCTTTTCATTCAAAAAATCAAGCTAATGATTATCCATTTATTAAAAAACCAATAATTATTGGAAATGGTTTTAAATTAGATAATTATATTTTTCAAGATTCAATGAAGGGGCCATTAGGCTGGGTTGGAAGGGTGGCACCGGAGAAAGGTTTAGAGGATGCAGCTTATGTAGCAAATAAACTTGGAGAAAAATTAAGAGTTTGGGGATTTATAGAGGATGAAAACTATGCATCAAAGATAGAACAATCATTCCCCAGGGGAACCATAGATTGGATGGGGTTTTTGGCAACCGATGAATTACAAAAAGAACTTGGTAAATGTAGGGTGTTGCTAAATACTCCGAAATGGAATGAGGCATATGGAAACGTGATTGTTGAAGCTTTAGCCTGTGGGGTTCCAGTTGTTGCTTATAATAGGGGTGGGCCAAGTGAAATTATTCGGCATGGGGAAACAGGGTATCTTGCTAATCCTGATGATAAAGAAGATCTTCTTTCCTATGTAGGGATTATCGAAAAGATAAAGCGTAAAAATTGTAGAAAATGGGTAGAAAATAATGCTTCTACAAATATATTTGCTAACAAGGTTGTGAACTGGCTTAATAAAGTAATTAATGAATATAAGTAA
- a CDS encoding DMT family transporter — MNSILNWFLMILPFALWGTSMAAMTPLVSSAGPEFVASLRLLPAGILVLITTYFFKRDLKIYKCDLKWFFVFTIVDATFFQLFLTYGIEKTGAGLGSVLIDSQPLLVAILARAIFGNLINPIGWLGLLFGLGGIVFLGVPQEFLQNWWLMSDTAINNVAFNFGELWMLAASLAMAIGTILIRFTCTKSDPVAVTGWHMVFGSIPLIIKHCLKSNVQIIPDWSIFDWTLMSFASIFGGAIAYGLFFYFANNKEITGFSTLAFLTPVFALLSGGVWLDERLTIIQWVGVVFVLISVFCVSQRRSLWENKLTDTTI; from the coding sequence ATGAATTCAATCCTAAATTGGTTTTTAATGATACTACCTTTTGCACTATGGGGTACTTCAATGGCGGCTATGACCCCCTTAGTATCTAGTGCTGGGCCAGAGTTTGTTGCTTCTTTGAGGTTACTTCCTGCAGGAATTCTTGTTCTAATTACAACATATTTCTTTAAAAGAGATTTAAAAATTTATAAGTGTGATTTGAAGTGGTTTTTTGTTTTTACAATTGTAGACGCCACTTTCTTTCAGTTGTTTTTAACTTATGGGATTGAAAAAACTGGAGCAGGTCTTGGCTCTGTATTGATTGATTCTCAACCTCTTTTGGTAGCTATTTTAGCAAGGGCAATTTTTGGGAATTTAATTAATCCAATAGGATGGTTAGGATTACTTTTTGGCTTGGGAGGAATCGTATTTTTGGGTGTTCCTCAAGAATTTCTACAAAATTGGTGGTTAATGTCTGATACGGCTATTAATAATGTGGCTTTTAACTTTGGAGAACTTTGGATGCTAGCGGCTTCTCTGGCTATGGCAATAGGAACAATTTTAATTAGATTTACTTGCACAAAAAGTGATCCAGTTGCTGTTACAGGGTGGCACATGGTTTTTGGGAGTATACCTTTGATTATTAAGCATTGCTTAAAATCAAATGTTCAAATAATTCCAGATTGGTCAATTTTTGATTGGACTCTCATGTCATTTGCAAGTATTTTTGGAGGAGCAATAGCCTATGGGTTGTTTTTTTACTTTGCTAACAATAAAGAAATAACTGGATTTAGTACTCTTGCATTTTTAACTCCTGTATTTGCTCTTCTTAGTGGAGGTGTTTGGTTAGATGAAAGACTTACTATTATTCAATGGGTAGGAGTAGTTTTTGTTCTTATCTCGGTATTTTGTGTTAGTCAGAGAAGGTCTTTGTGGGAAAATAAATTGACAGATACTACTATTTAA
- the sppA gene encoding signal peptide peptidase SppA → MIWPFRRKSKKRMARIVIDEPITSSTRVSVLKALKQIEDREFPALIVRIDSPGGTVGDSQEIYSAIKRLKDKGCKVIASFGNISASGGVYIGVASDKIVANPGTITGSIGVIIRGNNLSELFDKVGIKFETVKSGVFKDILSPDKPLSEEGRGLLQGLIDESYKQFTEAVAEGRKLPVEEVRKFADGRIFTGTQAKKLGLVDEVGDEFVARELAAKMADIDPKVQPLTFGKKKKKILGLIPGSKIIEKVVNNIFFEIDSSNKILWLYKP, encoded by the coding sequence ATGATTTGGCCTTTTAGACGAAAGTCAAAAAAAAGAATGGCTCGTATTGTAATTGATGAGCCTATTACAAGTTCAACAAGAGTTTCCGTCCTTAAAGCTCTTAAACAAATTGAGGATAGGGAATTTCCTGCTTTAATCGTGAGAATTGATTCACCAGGAGGAACTGTTGGGGATAGCCAAGAAATATACTCCGCTATTAAAAGACTAAAAGATAAAGGATGTAAAGTTATAGCTAGTTTTGGAAACATATCGGCCTCTGGAGGAGTTTATATTGGTGTTGCATCTGACAAAATAGTTGCGAATCCAGGCACAATCACAGGATCTATTGGTGTGATTATAAGAGGAAACAATTTATCTGAACTATTTGATAAGGTTGGCATAAAATTCGAGACTGTTAAAAGCGGCGTATTTAAAGATATACTTTCTCCAGATAAACCTTTAAGCGAGGAAGGCAGAGGACTACTTCAAGGCCTTATTGATGAAAGCTATAAACAATTCACTGAAGCTGTTGCTGAAGGAAGAAAATTACCTGTAGAGGAAGTAAGAAAATTTGCAGACGGGAGAATTTTCACTGGTACACAAGCAAAAAAATTAGGCCTCGTTGATGAGGTTGGAGATGAATTCGTTGCAAGAGAACTTGCGGCAAAAATGGCTGATATTGATCCTAAAGTTCAGCCCTTAACATTTGGGAAGAAAAAAAAGAAAATACTTGGCCTAATTCCAGGAAGTAAAATTATTGAAAAAGTTGTTAATAATATCTTTTTTGAGATTGATTCATCCAATAAAATACTTTGGTTATATAAGCCTTAA
- the aroH gene encoding chorismate mutase — MNEKMKDDYKITFIRGATTATGNTVKEIEDAVVELIDELILRNNLIKTNLLSIMFTSTKDLDACFPASIARKCNGLDSVAFLDCQQMYVPNDVDFCIRIMAQVLLPSNNSVKHPYLRGASKLRTDRC; from the coding sequence ATGAATGAAAAAATGAAAGATGATTATAAAATTACATTTATTCGAGGAGCTACAACAGCAACTGGAAACACTGTTAAGGAAATAGAGGATGCCGTAGTGGAATTAATAGATGAATTAATCTTACGCAACAATCTAATTAAGACCAACTTATTATCTATTATGTTTACCTCGACAAAAGACTTGGATGCATGTTTCCCTGCTTCAATTGCAAGGAAATGTAATGGACTTGATTCTGTAGCATTTTTAGACTGTCAACAAATGTATGTCCCTAATGATGTTGATTTTTGTATAAGAATAATGGCACAAGTTTTATTACCTTCAAATAATTCTGTAAAGCATCCCTATTTAAGAGGGGCATCAAAATTAAGGACCGATAGATGTTAA